One genomic segment of Esox lucius isolate fEsoLuc1 chromosome 15, fEsoLuc1.pri, whole genome shotgun sequence includes these proteins:
- the dcaf5 gene encoding DDB1- and CUL4-associated factor 5 isoform X2, with translation MKEVKGCGMRSSVGFLSQRRLFGDPLLKEEFQRLRLAGCTSLYKKDMLGHFGCVNAIEFSNNGGDYLVSGGDDRRVLLWNMEKALHARSAKPLKLKGEHLSNIFCLAFDSTNKRVFSGGNDEQVILHDVERGETLNVFLHDDAVYGLSVSPLNDNVFASSSDDGRVLIWDTREPPHGEPFCLANYPSAFHSVMFNPAEPRLLATANSKEGVGLWDIRKPRTSLLRYGGSMSLQSAMSVRFNSTGTQLLALRRRLPPVLYELHSRLPSFQFDNQGYFNSCTMKSCCFAGDKDQYILSGSDDFNLYMWRIPKDPEAGGPGRVVNGAFMVLKGHRSIVNQVRFNPSTYMICSSGVEKVIKAWSPYRQPESLGDLEGRVEEKSRSLYTHEEYISLVLNSGSGLSHDYVSQEDPRMMAFFDSLVRREIEGWSSDSDSDLSEGAILQLHARGRRSARAIREITGVTTPGPPAAAADSDHSSSSSLAAPEAEHPDEGAELGLPQPRRRGTRRRRHGQSAFLVADDSDSSGFWPDPMPRPRSPSPRDNSTLSSPASSPAGASSSSESSDTTSSSSEDEERRRSSTRQRNATRKRRMHLPHRTSVGRPDSAQALYPGGVDSCSYPKISIDEASSSSASSTELKRNQEASRIRAQRSGSKTGMCTRRPHLPGSSPAVSVDSQDDRAEQEGLLIASLLSQDALSRASGEGGASLERMAEGLESPEEEEEEDEGHSSWIRPSSRYHSPGVSRWQRSDRTEGPAGFRGRLAPDLLESSDSDGVTSEVKPADSRTEDPEVERSESSQKGPAQGALKRTLLGSGGQGSGGSETSPSEKKLKT, from the exons ATGAAGGAGGTAAAGGGTTGCGGTATGCGGTCCTCCGTGGGCTTTCTGTCCCAGAGAAGGCTTTTCGGAGACCCGCTACTGAAGGAAGAATTCCAGAGGCTCAGGTTGGCAGGTTGTACGAGCCTTTACAAAAAGGACATGTTGGGACATTTCGGGTGTGTTAACGCCATAGAGTTCTCCAACAATGGAGGGGACTACCTTGTGTCTG GAGGGGATGACCGCAGAGTCCTACTGTGGAACATGGAAAAAGCGCTCCATGCCCGCTCAGCCAAGCCTCTCAAGCTGAAGGGAGAACATCTCTCCAACATCTTCTGCCTGGCCTTCGACAGCACCAACAAGCGTGTCTTCTCTGGAG GCAATGATGAACAGGTCATCCTTCATGATGTGGAGCG CGGAGAGACCCTAAATGTGTTCCTCCACGATGACGCCGTGTACGGGCTCTCAGTCAGCCCGCTCAACGACAACGTGTTCGCCAGCTCCTCTGACGATGGACGCGTCCTGATCTGGGATACGCGCGAGCCTCCGCACGGAG agccCTTCTGTCTGGCCAACTACCCATCAGCCTTCCACAGTGTCATGTTCAATCCAGCAGAGCCCCGGTTGCTGGCGACAGCCAACTCCAAGGAGGGGGTGGGGCTATGGGACATCCGGAAGCCTCGCAC GTCTCTGTTGCGGTACGGGGGCAGCATGTCCCTGCAGAGTGCTATGTCGGTGCGCTTCAACAGTACGGGCACTCAGCTCCTCGCCCTGCGGCGCCGGCTACCGCCCGTGCTCTACGAGCTCCACTCGCGCCTGCCCAGCTTCCAGTTCGACAACCAGGGCTACTTCAACTCCTGCACCATGAAGAGCTGCTGCTTCGCTGGAGATAAGGACCAG TACATCCTATCTGGATCAGATGACTTCAACCTCTATATGTGGAGAATCCCCAAAGATCCAGAAGcag GAGGCCCGGGTCGTGTGGTGAACGGAGCTTTTATGGTCCTGAAGGGTCACCGCTCCATCGTCAACCAGGTCCGGTTCAACCCCAGCACGTACATGatctgctcctctggggtggAGAAGGTCATCAAG gCTTGGAGTCCCTATCGGCAGCCGGAGAGCCTGGGTGACCTGGAGGGCCGTGTGGAGGAGAAGTCCCGGAGTCTTTACACTCACGAGGAGTACATCAGTCTGGTGTTGAACAGCGGCAGTGGCCTGAGCCATGACTACGTCTCCCAG GAGGACCCCCGGATGATGGCGTTCTTCGACTCGCTGGTGCGACGGGAGATCGAGGGCTGGAGTTCGGACTCGGACAGCGACTTGAGTGAGGGCGCCATCCTGCAGCTCCATGCCCGTGGGCGACGCTCCGCGCGGGCTATCCGGGAGATCACCGGGGTCACCACTCCTGGACCTCCTGCTGCCGCCGCCGACTCAGACCACTCCTCATCATCCTCGCTGGCTGCACCAGAGGCTGAGCATCCTGATGAGGGGGCGGAGCTGGGGCTACCGCAGCCGAGGCGGCGGGGCACCAGACGTCGGCGACACGGTCAGTCTGCGTTCTTGGTGGCCGACGACTCAGACTCTTCTGGGTTCTGGCCCGACCCTATGCCCCGCCCCCGCTCCCCCAGCCCCCGGGACAACTCCACCCTCTCCAGCCCCGCCTCCTCACCGGCTGGAGCCTCCTCCAGCTCAGAATCCTCAGACACCACCTCCTCCAGCTCCGAGGACGAGGAGCGGAGGAGGTCCAGCACCAGACAGCGCAACGCTACTCGGAAGCGCCGCATGCACCTCCCCCATCGGACCAGTGTGGGGCGCCCTGATTCTGCCCAGGCCCTCTACCCCGGGGGGGTCGACTCCTGCTCCTACCCCAAGATCTCCATTGATGAGGCGTCGTCGTCCTCCGCATCCTCCACAGAGCTGAAGCGGAACCAGGAAGCGAGCCGGATCAGGGCCCAAAGGAGTGGCTCGAAAACGGGGATGTGTACGCGCAGGCCACACCTCCCCGGCTCCAGTCCCGCCGTGTCAGTGGACAGCCAGGATGACCGGGCGGAGCAGGAGGGGCTCCTCATCGCCTCCCTGCTCTCTCAGGACGCCCTGTCCAGGGCGTCGGGGGAGGGCGGAGCTTCTCTTGAGAGGATGGCTGAGGGCTTGGAGAGtcccgaggaggaggaggaggaagatgaaggtCACAGCAGCTGGATCCGCCCTTCCTCTAGATATCACAGCCCCGGGGTGAGCAGGTGGCAACGTTCAGACCGGACTGAGGGGCCCGCGGGCTTCAGGGGCCGCCTGGCTCCCGACCTGTTGGAGTCTTCCGACTCGGATGGCGTCACCTCGGAGGTAAAGCCAGCGGACAGCCGGACCGAGGATCCGGAGGTGGAACGGAGTGAGTCCTCTCAGAAAGGCCCTGCCCAGGGAGCCTTGAAACGGACTCTCCTGGGGTCAGGGGGTCAAGGGTCGGGGGGCTCAGAGACCTCACCCTCAGAGAAGAAGTTGAAAAcatga
- the dcaf5 gene encoding DDB1- and CUL4-associated factor 5 isoform X1 codes for MKEVKGCGMRSSVGFLSQRRLFGDPLLKEEFQRLRLAGCTSLYKKDMLGHFGCVNAIEFSNNGGDYLVSGGDDRRVLLWNMEKALHARSAKPLKLKGEHLSNIFCLAFDSTNKRVFSGGNDEQVILHDVERGETLNVFLHDDAVYGLSVSPLNDNVFASSSDDGRVLIWDTREPPHGEPFCLANYPSAFHSVMFNPAEPRLLATANSKEGVGLWDIRKPRTSLLRYGGSMSLQSAMSVRFNSTGTQLLALRRRLPPVLYELHSRLPSFQFDNQGYFNSCTMKSCCFAGDKDQYILSGSDDFNLYMWRIPKDPEAGGPGRVVNGAFMVLKGHRSIVNQVRFNPSTYMICSSGVEKVIKAWSPYRQPESLGDLEGRVEEKSRSLYTHEEYISLVLNSGSGLSHDYVSQSTQEDPRMMAFFDSLVRREIEGWSSDSDSDLSEGAILQLHARGRRSARAIREITGVTTPGPPAAAADSDHSSSSSLAAPEAEHPDEGAELGLPQPRRRGTRRRRHGQSAFLVADDSDSSGFWPDPMPRPRSPSPRDNSTLSSPASSPAGASSSSESSDTTSSSSEDEERRRSSTRQRNATRKRRMHLPHRTSVGRPDSAQALYPGGVDSCSYPKISIDEASSSSASSTELKRNQEASRIRAQRSGSKTGMCTRRPHLPGSSPAVSVDSQDDRAEQEGLLIASLLSQDALSRASGEGGASLERMAEGLESPEEEEEEDEGHSSWIRPSSRYHSPGVSRWQRSDRTEGPAGFRGRLAPDLLESSDSDGVTSEVKPADSRTEDPEVERSESSQKGPAQGALKRTLLGSGGQGSGGSETSPSEKKLKT; via the exons ATGAAGGAGGTAAAGGGTTGCGGTATGCGGTCCTCCGTGGGCTTTCTGTCCCAGAGAAGGCTTTTCGGAGACCCGCTACTGAAGGAAGAATTCCAGAGGCTCAGGTTGGCAGGTTGTACGAGCCTTTACAAAAAGGACATGTTGGGACATTTCGGGTGTGTTAACGCCATAGAGTTCTCCAACAATGGAGGGGACTACCTTGTGTCTG GAGGGGATGACCGCAGAGTCCTACTGTGGAACATGGAAAAAGCGCTCCATGCCCGCTCAGCCAAGCCTCTCAAGCTGAAGGGAGAACATCTCTCCAACATCTTCTGCCTGGCCTTCGACAGCACCAACAAGCGTGTCTTCTCTGGAG GCAATGATGAACAGGTCATCCTTCATGATGTGGAGCG CGGAGAGACCCTAAATGTGTTCCTCCACGATGACGCCGTGTACGGGCTCTCAGTCAGCCCGCTCAACGACAACGTGTTCGCCAGCTCCTCTGACGATGGACGCGTCCTGATCTGGGATACGCGCGAGCCTCCGCACGGAG agccCTTCTGTCTGGCCAACTACCCATCAGCCTTCCACAGTGTCATGTTCAATCCAGCAGAGCCCCGGTTGCTGGCGACAGCCAACTCCAAGGAGGGGGTGGGGCTATGGGACATCCGGAAGCCTCGCAC GTCTCTGTTGCGGTACGGGGGCAGCATGTCCCTGCAGAGTGCTATGTCGGTGCGCTTCAACAGTACGGGCACTCAGCTCCTCGCCCTGCGGCGCCGGCTACCGCCCGTGCTCTACGAGCTCCACTCGCGCCTGCCCAGCTTCCAGTTCGACAACCAGGGCTACTTCAACTCCTGCACCATGAAGAGCTGCTGCTTCGCTGGAGATAAGGACCAG TACATCCTATCTGGATCAGATGACTTCAACCTCTATATGTGGAGAATCCCCAAAGATCCAGAAGcag GAGGCCCGGGTCGTGTGGTGAACGGAGCTTTTATGGTCCTGAAGGGTCACCGCTCCATCGTCAACCAGGTCCGGTTCAACCCCAGCACGTACATGatctgctcctctggggtggAGAAGGTCATCAAG gCTTGGAGTCCCTATCGGCAGCCGGAGAGCCTGGGTGACCTGGAGGGCCGTGTGGAGGAGAAGTCCCGGAGTCTTTACACTCACGAGGAGTACATCAGTCTGGTGTTGAACAGCGGCAGTGGCCTGAGCCATGACTACGTCTCCCAG TCCACTCAGGAGGACCCCCGGATGATGGCGTTCTTCGACTCGCTGGTGCGACGGGAGATCGAGGGCTGGAGTTCGGACTCGGACAGCGACTTGAGTGAGGGCGCCATCCTGCAGCTCCATGCCCGTGGGCGACGCTCCGCGCGGGCTATCCGGGAGATCACCGGGGTCACCACTCCTGGACCTCCTGCTGCCGCCGCCGACTCAGACCACTCCTCATCATCCTCGCTGGCTGCACCAGAGGCTGAGCATCCTGATGAGGGGGCGGAGCTGGGGCTACCGCAGCCGAGGCGGCGGGGCACCAGACGTCGGCGACACGGTCAGTCTGCGTTCTTGGTGGCCGACGACTCAGACTCTTCTGGGTTCTGGCCCGACCCTATGCCCCGCCCCCGCTCCCCCAGCCCCCGGGACAACTCCACCCTCTCCAGCCCCGCCTCCTCACCGGCTGGAGCCTCCTCCAGCTCAGAATCCTCAGACACCACCTCCTCCAGCTCCGAGGACGAGGAGCGGAGGAGGTCCAGCACCAGACAGCGCAACGCTACTCGGAAGCGCCGCATGCACCTCCCCCATCGGACCAGTGTGGGGCGCCCTGATTCTGCCCAGGCCCTCTACCCCGGGGGGGTCGACTCCTGCTCCTACCCCAAGATCTCCATTGATGAGGCGTCGTCGTCCTCCGCATCCTCCACAGAGCTGAAGCGGAACCAGGAAGCGAGCCGGATCAGGGCCCAAAGGAGTGGCTCGAAAACGGGGATGTGTACGCGCAGGCCACACCTCCCCGGCTCCAGTCCCGCCGTGTCAGTGGACAGCCAGGATGACCGGGCGGAGCAGGAGGGGCTCCTCATCGCCTCCCTGCTCTCTCAGGACGCCCTGTCCAGGGCGTCGGGGGAGGGCGGAGCTTCTCTTGAGAGGATGGCTGAGGGCTTGGAGAGtcccgaggaggaggaggaggaagatgaaggtCACAGCAGCTGGATCCGCCCTTCCTCTAGATATCACAGCCCCGGGGTGAGCAGGTGGCAACGTTCAGACCGGACTGAGGGGCCCGCGGGCTTCAGGGGCCGCCTGGCTCCCGACCTGTTGGAGTCTTCCGACTCGGATGGCGTCACCTCGGAGGTAAAGCCAGCGGACAGCCGGACCGAGGATCCGGAGGTGGAACGGAGTGAGTCCTCTCAGAAAGGCCCTGCCCAGGGAGCCTTGAAACGGACTCTCCTGGGGTCAGGGGGTCAAGGGTCGGGGGGCTCAGAGACCTCACCCTCAGAGAAGAAGTTGAAAAcatga